The following coding sequences are from one Treponema parvum window:
- a CDS encoding ABC transporter permease, giving the protein MKKTAGPKYLPTKTILYTACACAALLCTVILIATFVIPFVAAVSPAFTSVREEKFQYAFFSVIKPAFFTVRLAFFSTALAVAVGLPAAYLIANKKFLGRSFLESLSAIPLCFPPLLVALGYVSAFGMQGSVNKVLMKAFNFERPPVTFLYSFAGIILVQGFYNFPIVMKTVGDSWKRIPKEMQEAAKMLGAKNFCVFRTVTIFQLLPSLAASSLIVFLFCFFSFIIVLLFGPVGSATLEVEIYQAARSTLNFYKASVLSLLETAIAVSVIVLHAKAEKLSKKNKGISLSNNVGGGDDKNGKNFLKNSPLPEKILAAFVIFLIAVCFLLPLFMLAVNAFSGNAGQRAARYVNFTFANFIKIFSQKSFYVSVKHTFQTAFSTAVLCTAAGTAYSFAVKRFSNPKIIFLIVPLLPMAVSSVVTGFGMTQFIRRGSPLTMILAQSALYWPFAFRQIMHGVDRIPKEIQEASVLFTAGRFDRYFSVMLPLCKTNIISAFGFCFALSAGDAALPLILAIPRYDTLSLFTYRLASSYRFDDACACGCILALLTAGVFYLSSKFPGKNL; this is encoded by the coding sequence ATGAAAAAAACAGCAGGGCCTAAGTATTTGCCGACAAAGACCATTCTATACACGGCGTGCGCATGTGCGGCCTTGCTTTGTACTGTAATCCTGATAGCGACGTTCGTTATTCCGTTTGTTGCGGCAGTCTCGCCCGCCTTTACAAGCGTTCGGGAAGAAAAATTCCAATACGCTTTTTTTTCGGTTATAAAACCGGCGTTTTTTACCGTACGTTTGGCGTTTTTTTCAACGGCGCTTGCAGTTGCGGTCGGACTTCCGGCCGCATATCTTATTGCAAACAAAAAATTTTTAGGGCGCAGCTTTTTAGAATCGCTTTCGGCAATCCCGCTGTGTTTCCCTCCGCTGTTGGTAGCGTTGGGCTATGTAAGCGCGTTCGGAATGCAGGGCTCCGTAAACAAGGTTTTAATGAAAGCATTCAATTTCGAGCGGCCGCCCGTAACTTTTTTATATTCCTTTGCCGGTATAATACTAGTTCAGGGATTTTACAATTTTCCGATCGTAATGAAGACCGTAGGAGATTCATGGAAAAGGATTCCTAAGGAAATGCAGGAAGCCGCCAAAATGCTGGGTGCAAAGAATTTCTGTGTTTTCAGAACCGTAACAATATTTCAGCTGCTGCCGTCCCTTGCCGCTTCTTCACTGATCGTATTTTTATTTTGCTTTTTCAGCTTTATCATCGTTTTACTGTTCGGTCCCGTAGGCAGCGCTACGCTAGAAGTGGAAATATATCAAGCCGCCCGCTCGACCCTTAATTTTTACAAAGCGTCCGTGCTTTCCCTTTTGGAAACGGCTATAGCCGTGTCGGTTATCGTACTCCACGCAAAGGCTGAAAAACTTTCGAAAAAAAACAAGGGCATAAGCCTTTCAAACAATGTCGGCGGCGGAGATGATAAAAACGGCAAAAACTTTTTAAAAAACTCCCCTCTTCCGGAAAAAATCCTGGCCGCTTTTGTGATTTTTCTTATCGCCGTCTGTTTTCTTTTGCCTCTTTTTATGCTTGCGGTCAACGCTTTTTCCGGCAATGCGGGACAACGCGCCGCAAGATACGTGAATTTTACTTTTGCAAATTTTATAAAAATATTCTCGCAAAAATCGTTTTATGTTTCGGTAAAACACACGTTTCAAACGGCTTTTTCTACGGCCGTTTTATGTACGGCGGCGGGAACAGCATATTCCTTTGCCGTCAAAAGATTTTCAAACCCGAAAATAATCTTCCTCATCGTTCCGCTGCTTCCCATGGCGGTTTCGTCGGTCGTAACCGGCTTCGGGATGACGCAATTTATAAGGCGCGGTTCTCCGCTGACGATGATTCTCGCCCAGTCCGCATTATACTGGCCGTTCGCCTTCAGACAGATAATGCACGGAGTCGACAGAATTCCAAAAGAAATTCAAGAAGCGTCCGTCCTTTTTACTGCAGGACGGTTTGACAGATATTTTTCCGTAATGTTGCCCTTGTGTAAAACAAATATAATAAGCGCGTTCGGTTTTTGTTTCGCACTGAGCGCGGGAGACGCCGCTCTGCCGCTTATCTTAGCGATTCCGCGTTATGACACGCTTTCTCTTTTTACATACAGGCTTGCAAGTTCGTACCGCTTTGACGACGCCTGCGCATGCGGGTGCATTCTCGCGCTTCTTACGGCGGGAGTCTTTTATTTAAGTTCAAAATTTCCAGGAAAAAACCTATGA
- a CDS encoding thiamine ABC transporter substrate-binding protein, which yields MKKILYTFILLSLINFSLTAGGRSEADRTKSGSSQRQKEVVVYTYDSFVSDWGAGPEITKKFEQKTGLKLSLVSVGDGAQILSRAILEKNDPQADVLLGIDNNQTDAARKAKILSAYKPSGAEEILSELLFTDDYLLTPFDWSCFALIYDTQSSVPAPESLEDLTRPEYSKKLILMDPRMSTPGLGFAAWTIAVFKDKYLDFWKHLKPSILTMAPGWDAGYGLFTHGEAPLVVSYTTSPAYHVEYDKTDRYKALIFAEGHIMQIEGAGVVKGAQNEKGAKAFMDFLISEDAQSIIPLTQWMYPVNKNTVLPDCYKAAPQADKKLSVDNASLGAAVEKIMAAVQ from the coding sequence ATGAAGAAAATTCTTTATACCTTTATCCTTTTATCTTTAATCAATTTTTCACTTACGGCAGGCGGAAGATCCGAAGCGGATCGAACAAAGAGCGGTTCTTCTCAAAGGCAAAAAGAGGTCGTAGTCTATACATACGACTCATTTGTTTCCGACTGGGGAGCGGGGCCTGAAATCACAAAAAAATTCGAACAAAAGACGGGGCTTAAACTATCGCTCGTTTCAGTAGGCGACGGGGCGCAGATTCTTTCGCGCGCAATTCTTGAAAAAAACGATCCGCAGGCGGACGTTCTGCTCGGGATAGACAATAATCAAACCGATGCGGCGCGAAAGGCTAAAATCTTAAGTGCGTACAAGCCTTCTGGCGCTGAAGAAATTCTTTCGGAGCTTCTTTTTACGGACGATTATCTTTTAACTCCGTTCGACTGGAGCTGTTTTGCCCTGATTTACGACACACAGTCAAGTGTCCCCGCGCCCGAATCTCTTGAAGACCTTACGAGGCCCGAATATTCAAAAAAACTCATCCTCATGGATCCGCGTATGTCCACTCCGGGACTCGGCTTTGCGGCGTGGACAATAGCCGTTTTTAAAGACAAGTATCTTGACTTTTGGAAGCATCTCAAGCCCTCGATTTTGACAATGGCTCCAGGATGGGATGCGGGATACGGACTTTTTACGCACGGAGAAGCTCCTCTTGTAGTAAGCTACACGACAAGCCCCGCTTATCACGTTGAATATGACAAGACAGACCGATACAAGGCTCTGATATTTGCCGAAGGCCACATAATGCAGATAGAAGGAGCGGGCGTCGTAAAAGGAGCGCAAAACGAAAAGGGGGCAAAAGCCTTTATGGATTTTTTGATCTCGGAAGACGCACAAAGCATAATTCCTCTAACCCAGTGGATGTATCCGGTAAACAAAAATACGGTTCTTCCGGATTGCTATAAGGCGGCTCCGCAAGCGGATAAAAAGCTTTCCGTAGACAACGCAAGTCTCGGCGCCGCCGTAGAAAAAATAATGGCCGCCGTTCAATGA
- a CDS encoding periplasmic-type flagellar collar protein FlbB has protein sequence MARHGSGLGKSIVLLFLIVILILGGLLWFDYLGVIHAKTFFSPVYRLLGREPQTSLSSTSSHPLTADLDQDRLDRQREALNIYKQELDKRDEDLAAAEQHNRQIAQELEERIKTQEEREKTFNNVVKKYDDKNVNIVQISQNLTGMAPQNAVNILLAMDDQTVIDVLRKVEEQAKASGSSSMVSYWLSLMPATRAAEIQRKMVNKPESLN, from the coding sequence GTGGCACGACACGGTTCCGGCTTGGGAAAATCCATAGTACTTTTATTTTTAATCGTCATACTCATTTTAGGCGGCCTTTTGTGGTTCGATTACCTTGGCGTAATTCACGCAAAGACCTTTTTTTCGCCTGTGTACCGTCTTTTGGGAAGAGAACCTCAAACTTCGCTTTCCTCAACTTCGTCGCATCCTTTAACTGCGGATCTTGATCAGGACAGACTCGACAGGCAGCGAGAAGCTCTGAATATTTACAAGCAGGAACTTGATAAACGCGACGAGGATCTTGCGGCGGCGGAGCAACACAACCGCCAAATCGCTCAGGAACTCGAAGAAAGAATAAAAACTCAAGAAGAAAGGGAAAAAACATTCAACAATGTTGTAAAAAAGTACGATGATAAGAATGTAAACATCGTGCAAATTTCGCAGAATTTGACCGGAATGGCTCCGCAAAATGCGGTGAACATTTTGCTTGCAATGGACGACCAAACAGTCATAGACGTTCTTCGCAAAGTCGAAGAACAGGCAAAAGCAAGCGGTTCAAGTTCTATGGTTTCTTATTGGCTTTCCCTTATGCCTGCGACCCGTGCGGCCGAGATCCAGCGTAAGATGGTCAATAAACCCGAATCGTTGAACTAG
- a CDS encoding flagellar hook-length control protein FliK, with amino-acid sequence MQTVNVSFDNQNLQNPFAKQSHAPSHSSFSFLNLLKAETSGSSLSQKEGASEMIKSAGAGILAGMGNSAIFSDPAGKIGLSDRRPESVSERALSGGNPSTGGVTENPSGVKNAAVEDGGNRADGSSSKTVTGDTKAEKAAAAGREEAAGKDTETQKAADKAEISEKTALKGDGGTGEDAGTIEGSDAANALHAKKDAVYARLRSSNAAELDAEDASSKKSFQAEDADEIYLAEGIEPERAGSAGKKLGEKDASGAGKRSKEIPSNESALIGIGLEGAKAEAALKNAAKKKRAGEDVSDDVTGVKGDSRKKTVVLGEKLVFEVTDLRSLAESQDMSEVRSALDKNSAGSGFKTQMRFDGSNMQFTFDLNQNQIDPNMLSERTRPAGTVNSNFQTMLSNLIQDKAAEFARAGSIVLKDNNFGNISMVLHPESLGNVKINLELADKIITGHITVNSREALAAFEGNIQALKNAFMQSGFESASFDLSMANHNAGGNAGGGQDNQKHMQDISDKVYGDYAEVSSPTPEMQREYGIDYSVNIVA; translated from the coding sequence ATGCAGACTGTCAACGTTTCGTTTGACAATCAAAACCTGCAAAATCCGTTTGCAAAACAGTCTCACGCCCCTTCGCACTCGTCGTTTTCTTTTTTGAATTTGCTTAAAGCGGAAACGTCCGGTTCTTCGCTTAGTCAAAAAGAAGGCGCTTCGGAAATGATTAAGTCTGCCGGAGCCGGAATCCTTGCCGGCATGGGTAATTCCGCGATTTTTTCCGATCCTGCCGGTAAAATCGGCTTGTCGGATAGACGGCCGGAATCGGTTTCTGAAAGAGCTTTGTCCGGCGGAAATCCTTCGACAGGCGGTGTGACGGAAAATCCAAGCGGCGTAAAAAATGCGGCGGTGGAAGACGGCGGAAATAGGGCGGACGGTTCGAGCAGTAAGACCGTTACGGGCGATACTAAAGCTGAGAAAGCTGCGGCCGCCGGCCGGGAAGAAGCGGCCGGTAAAGACACTGAAACTCAAAAAGCCGCCGACAAGGCTGAAATTTCAGAAAAAACGGCTCTAAAAGGAGACGGCGGCACAGGCGAAGATGCCGGTACAATCGAAGGATCCGACGCGGCGAATGCTCTGCACGCAAAAAAAGACGCCGTTTACGCGCGTCTTAGAAGTTCAAATGCCGCAGAACTTGACGCCGAAGATGCAAGCTCTAAAAAATCTTTTCAAGCGGAAGATGCGGATGAAATATACCTTGCAGAAGGAATCGAGCCTGAAAGAGCGGGGTCGGCCGGTAAAAAGCTCGGCGAAAAAGATGCGTCGGGCGCAGGAAAAAGATCAAAAGAAATTCCCAGTAATGAATCCGCCCTTATAGGAATCGGACTCGAAGGCGCGAAGGCGGAAGCGGCCTTAAAAAATGCCGCAAAGAAGAAGCGTGCAGGAGAAGACGTATCGGATGACGTTACGGGCGTTAAAGGGGATTCCCGTAAAAAGACAGTCGTTTTAGGCGAAAAACTTGTCTTTGAAGTTACGGATTTGCGCTCTTTGGCGGAATCGCAGGATATGTCCGAGGTAAGATCGGCCTTGGATAAAAATTCCGCCGGATCGGGTTTTAAAACGCAAATGCGTTTTGACGGCAGCAATATGCAGTTTACATTCGATCTTAATCAAAATCAAATAGACCCTAACATGTTGTCCGAACGAACCCGGCCGGCCGGAACCGTAAATTCAAATTTTCAAACAATGCTTTCAAATCTTATTCAGGATAAGGCGGCTGAATTTGCCCGGGCAGGTTCCATAGTTTTAAAAGACAATAACTTTGGAAACATATCCATGGTCCTTCACCCGGAATCTTTAGGAAACGTTAAGATAAATCTTGAATTGGCCGATAAAATAATTACGGGGCACATAACCGTAAATTCACGCGAAGCGTTGGCGGCGTTTGAAGGCAATATCCAAGCGTTAAAAAACGCCTTTATGCAAAGCGGTTTTGAGTCGGCTTCGTTCGATCTTTCAATGGCTAATCATAATGCCGGAGGAAACGCGGGCGGAGGGCAGGACAACCAAAAGCATATGCAGGATATTTCGGATAAGGTATACGGCGATTATGCGGAAGTTTCTTCGCCGACGCCGGAAATGCAGAGGGAATACGGCATTGACTATTCGGTGAATATAGTAGCTTAG
- the flgD gene encoding flagellar hook assembly protein FlgD, which yields MMDFSPTMSAAEKAQVQMTADNFNKKLAVNGRTASQQLGKDDFLKLLLTQLSHQDPTNPMDNNEFIAQMAQFSSLEQINNMSNSFAKLASMLSSSDAVNTIGKTVEINTGDTTIQGIVEGATRGENPQVQINGVLYDMEKINAVYGN from the coding sequence ATGATGGATTTCAGTCCAACCATGAGCGCGGCGGAAAAAGCACAGGTGCAGATGACCGCCGACAATTTTAACAAAAAACTTGCGGTAAACGGACGTACGGCAAGTCAGCAATTAGGCAAGGATGATTTTTTAAAATTGCTGCTGACACAGCTTTCCCATCAGGATCCTACAAATCCTATGGACAATAACGAGTTTATTGCACAGATGGCGCAGTTTTCATCGCTTGAGCAGATAAACAATATGAGTAACTCCTTCGCAAAGCTGGCGTCAATGCTCAGTTCTTCCGACGCTGTAAACACTATAGGAAAGACCGTTGAAATAAACACGGGCGACACGACCATACAAGGTATTGTGGAAGGTGCGACCCGCGGTGAAAATCCGCAAGTGCAGATAAACGGTGTTCTGTACGATATGGAAAAAATTAACGCCGTGTATGGTAATTAA
- the flgE gene encoding flagellar hook protein FlgE — MMRSLYSGVSGLQNHQTRMDVIGNNISNVNTTGFKRGRVNFQDMISQQMSGAAAPTVEVGGVNPKEVGLGMTVAAIDTVFTQGNLQTTGVSTDLAIQGNGFFILKNGEESFYSRAGAFSLDVDGTLVNPANGMRVQGWMARNLNGEQVLTTAASPTDLTIPVGSKDPARATQNVNFACNLDKNTPEILEGASEADVARGTWNTEFKIYDSFGNTHNLAVSFERVPGNPNQWLATVLVDPENSEVTQTRIGIGTTDGVGNTFIVNFDNTGTLQSAVDTANNVSNPAGEIVLQASFTVPDSNAYADGTPYRQTMNINLGTIGSQRNTVTQSASKSTTKAFAQDGYTMGYLDNFKIDSSGVITGVYSNGTNRTIGQVALASFANQNGLEKAGDNTYVQSNNSGIARIGESGIAGNGSLLAGALEMSNVDLTDQFTDMIVTQRGFQSNAKTIQTADTLLETVLSLKR, encoded by the coding sequence ATGATGAGATCGCTTTATTCCGGGGTTTCCGGTCTGCAAAATCACCAGACACGGATGGACGTTATCGGTAACAATATTTCAAATGTGAACACCACAGGTTTCAAACGCGGACGCGTTAACTTTCAGGACATGATTTCACAGCAGATGTCCGGAGCCGCTGCTCCTACGGTTGAAGTGGGCGGCGTCAATCCCAAGGAAGTGGGACTGGGGATGACAGTCGCTGCGATAGATACGGTCTTCACTCAGGGAAACCTTCAGACAACCGGCGTTTCGACAGATCTTGCCATTCAAGGTAACGGATTTTTTATTCTGAAAAACGGCGAAGAATCGTTTTATTCGCGCGCGGGAGCTTTCAGTCTGGATGTGGACGGGACTCTCGTAAATCCTGCAAACGGTATGCGCGTACAAGGTTGGATGGCGCGTAACCTTAACGGCGAGCAGGTTTTGACTACGGCGGCGAGTCCCACGGATCTCACGATTCCCGTAGGATCGAAAGATCCCGCTCGTGCTACTCAGAACGTGAATTTTGCCTGCAATCTGGACAAAAATACGCCTGAAATTCTTGAAGGCGCAAGCGAAGCCGACGTCGCCCGCGGCACTTGGAATACGGAATTTAAAATATACGACAGTTTCGGCAACACTCATAATCTTGCGGTTTCCTTTGAACGCGTACCAGGAAATCCTAACCAGTGGCTGGCGACGGTTCTCGTCGACCCTGAAAATTCGGAAGTTACGCAGACCCGCATAGGCATCGGAACAACTGACGGAGTAGGAAATACGTTTATTGTGAATTTTGACAATACCGGAACTCTGCAGTCCGCAGTAGACACGGCTAATAACGTTTCAAATCCGGCGGGAGAAATTGTTTTGCAAGCCTCGTTTACCGTTCCGGATTCCAACGCCTATGCCGACGGAACTCCTTACCGTCAGACTATGAACATAAATCTCGGCACGATCGGAAGTCAGAGAAATACGGTTACTCAATCGGCGTCTAAGAGCACTACGAAAGCCTTTGCACAAGACGGATACACAATGGGTTACCTTGACAATTTTAAGATCGATTCTTCGGGCGTTATTACCGGCGTTTACAGTAACGGTACTAACCGCACGATCGGACAGGTAGCGCTCGCATCGTTTGCAAACCAAAACGGTCTTGAAAAAGCCGGAGACAACACCTATGTTCAGTCTAACAACTCAGGCATCGCAAGAATAGGCGAAAGCGGCATCGCGGGAAACGGAAGCCTTTTGGCGGGAGCCTTGGAAATGTCAAACGTCGATCTTACGGATCAGTTTACCGACATGATTGTAACCCAGCGCGGTTTTCAGTCCAACGCAAAGACAATTCAAACGGCCGATACGCTGCTTGAAACCGTTTTGAGCTTGAAGCGGTAA
- a CDS encoding HAD-IA family hydrolase, translating into MLFIFDMGGVCITSASLEEQIADSLNISVAQAKEYAVDDKGRDTIKLLGVGAITVEHYWKEFSKKLGKPITADYWRLALHPNRIPEVYEIIGKLIKNKHRVVCGTNTISSHYDCHLARNDYGIFDMTYASHHMGVLKPDPLFWQIILKFEKTEAQDTFFIDDRQENVEAAAKLGIQTHRFTTASNLEAALKNWL; encoded by the coding sequence ATGCTTTTTATTTTCGATATGGGGGGCGTTTGTATAACGTCCGCCTCGCTTGAAGAACAGATTGCGGACAGCCTGAATATCAGCGTTGCACAGGCCAAAGAATACGCCGTCGACGACAAGGGGCGGGACACGATTAAGCTTTTAGGCGTCGGAGCGATCACGGTTGAACACTATTGGAAGGAGTTTTCAAAAAAATTAGGAAAACCGATAACCGCCGACTATTGGCGGCTGGCTTTGCACCCCAACCGGATTCCCGAAGTTTATGAAATCATAGGTAAATTGATTAAAAACAAGCACCGCGTAGTCTGCGGAACAAACACGATATCGAGTCACTACGATTGTCACCTGGCCAGAAACGACTACGGAATATTCGACATGACATACGCTTCGCATCATATGGGGGTTTTAAAACCGGATCCGCTGTTTTGGCAGATAATTTTAAAATTTGAAAAAACTGAGGCGCAAGATACTTTTTTTATAGACGACAGACAGGAAAACGTTGAGGCGGCCGCAAAACTGGGTATACAAACACACAGATTTACAACCGCCTCAAACTTGGAAGCCGCTTTAAAAAACTGGCTTTAA
- a CDS encoding class I SAM-dependent rRNA methyltransferase: protein MSDFARVFLKPREEKEIEQGFPWVFDNEIDFIKYLENGKRTQAPLPQCNVKDGSAVEVFTKAGGFLGTGIINRTSKITVRMIGNEHADKIYKDLSGYWSKKIYNAFNVRRLNYSDEDSYRLIFGEADLIPGLIVERYCTESHKVYLVVQFLALSCEVFRNEILEALKKTCSPYGIYERSDAEVREKEGLKRTAGWIGAAREETITIVENGIKLKVDLAHGQKTGYFLDQKFNRRAAAHYCRGKKVLDAFCHTGAFGLNAAKAGAREVICADISPEAIEIVNENIRVNGFEKIIKTECADVFDLLKKYEADDEKFDVIILDPPAFTKSAKMIKKAYGGYKEINLRAMRLLNEGGFLITCSCSYFFDSVTFYSMLMHAAADSHKRVQIIEKRGAAYDHPVLLGDPKSEYLKCAIARII from the coding sequence ATGAGTGATTTTGCGCGCGTATTTTTAAAACCCCGTGAAGAAAAAGAAATCGAACAGGGATTCCCGTGGGTGTTTGACAACGAGATAGACTTTATCAAATACCTAGAAAACGGAAAACGGACGCAGGCGCCGCTTCCTCAGTGCAATGTAAAAGACGGGAGCGCGGTTGAAGTTTTTACGAAGGCGGGAGGTTTTTTAGGAACGGGAATCATAAACCGCACGTCAAAAATTACCGTCCGCATGATCGGAAACGAACACGCAGATAAGATATATAAAGATTTGAGCGGATACTGGTCTAAAAAAATTTACAACGCATTTAACGTCCGGCGTCTGAATTATTCCGATGAAGATTCTTACCGCCTAATCTTCGGCGAAGCCGATCTTATTCCGGGGCTTATCGTGGAACGCTACTGTACCGAATCGCATAAGGTATATCTGGTCGTTCAGTTTTTAGCGCTTTCGTGTGAAGTTTTTAGAAATGAAATTCTTGAAGCACTGAAAAAAACATGCTCGCCGTACGGAATTTATGAAAGAAGCGACGCCGAAGTACGCGAAAAAGAAGGATTGAAGCGGACTGCCGGCTGGATAGGCGCCGCTCGGGAAGAGACGATCACCATCGTTGAAAACGGAATAAAACTGAAAGTTGATCTGGCTCACGGCCAAAAAACGGGATATTTTTTGGATCAAAAATTTAACCGCAGGGCGGCGGCGCACTACTGCCGCGGCAAAAAAGTCCTTGACGCGTTTTGCCACACGGGCGCCTTCGGACTGAACGCCGCAAAGGCGGGAGCGAGGGAAGTAATTTGCGCCGATATTTCGCCTGAAGCGATAGAGATCGTAAATGAAAACATAAGAGTAAACGGTTTTGAAAAAATCATAAAGACCGAGTGCGCCGACGTTTTCGATCTTTTAAAAAAATATGAAGCCGACGATGAAAAATTCGACGTCATAATACTTGATCCTCCGGCATTTACAAAGAGCGCAAAGATGATAAAAAAGGCCTACGGGGGATATAAGGAAATAAACCTGCGTGCAATGCGCCTTTTAAACGAAGGCGGGTTTTTGATCACCTGTTCCTGTTCGTATTTTTTTGATTCGGTTACGTTTTACAGCATGCTCATGCACGCTGCGGCTGACAGTCATAAGCGCGTGCAGATAATTGAAAAACGCGGAGCCGCTTACGATCATCCGGTCTTATTGGGAGATCCCAAGTCCGAGTATTTAAAATGTGCGATAGCGCGGATTATCTAG
- the miaA gene encoding tRNA (adenosine(37)-N6)-dimethylallyltransferase MiaA — translation MTNSAERSLYQTSEIQDGLSAPQSSKESDGFYKTQAEKESADSFVKLPLEKYNLIVLLGPTAVGKTALGVRLADKFGGEIISADSRQVYKELNLGSGKDICEYTLPDGKKIPYHLIDITDLSYEYNVFDYQCDFYKTFVQISERGKIPFLVGGTGMYIDSVVRNYDLVPVPKNPSLREELEKKTLEELGAILLKMCPDFHTSSHLKDRERVIRHIEIKTFMNGNDLIEFRKTQPPKPEIRPFIIGTTLLRPVLRENIERRLQERFKAGMLDEVFDLHKKGVSWQRLESLGLEYKFISEFLEGKYDKEESMYEALNRAIAQFAKRQETWFRGMEKKGIRINWLPSVPDAKVKFTSAVDMILGAFL, via the coding sequence ATGACAAATTCGGCTGAACGTTCTCTGTATCAAACCTCTGAAATTCAGGACGGACTTTCCGCACCGCAATCGTCGAAAGAATCGGACGGATTTTACAAAACGCAGGCTGAAAAAGAGTCCGCCGACTCCTTTGTTAAACTTCCGCTTGAAAAATACAACCTGATAGTTCTCTTAGGGCCTACGGCCGTAGGAAAAACGGCTCTGGGCGTACGTCTTGCGGATAAATTCGGCGGAGAGATTATCTCGGCGGATTCAAGGCAGGTTTATAAGGAACTTAATTTGGGAAGCGGCAAGGATATTTGCGAATACACGCTTCCGGACGGAAAAAAAATTCCTTATCACTTGATAGATATTACGGATCTGAGTTATGAATACAATGTTTTCGATTACCAGTGTGATTTTTATAAGACGTTTGTGCAAATTTCAGAGAGAGGTAAAATACCTTTTCTTGTCGGCGGAACGGGGATGTATATCGATTCGGTCGTAAGGAATTACGACCTTGTCCCTGTGCCGAAAAATCCTTCGCTTAGAGAAGAGCTTGAAAAAAAGACGCTTGAAGAACTCGGCGCCATCCTTTTAAAAATGTGTCCGGATTTTCATACTTCGTCGCATTTAAAAGACCGCGAACGCGTGATACGTCACATAGAAATAAAGACTTTTATGAACGGAAACGATCTCATCGAATTCCGAAAAACTCAGCCGCCTAAGCCCGAAATCCGCCCCTTTATAATCGGTACTACGCTTTTGCGTCCCGTATTGCGGGAAAATATTGAAAGACGTCTGCAGGAAAGGTTCAAGGCCGGAATGCTCGATGAAGTTTTTGACCTTCATAAAAAAGGCGTTTCTTGGCAAAGACTTGAAAGTTTGGGACTTGAGTATAAATTTATTTCGGAATTTCTTGAAGGAAAATACGATAAGGAAGAAAGCATGTATGAAGCTCTTAACCGCGCGATAGCGCAATTTGCAAAACGGCAGGAAACGTGGTTTCGCGGTATGGAAAAAAAAGGCATCCGTATTAACTGGCTGCCTTCAGTTCCCGACGCAAAAGTAAAATTTACTTCCGCCGTTGATATGATCTTAGGGGCGTTTTTATGA
- a CDS encoding TatD family hydrolase has product MICDAHFHLIPFLESCPENPHVPEEKDPPFDLCAAFKIPEDIVLRACTCAHDKEEFEKQRQIVKAAKDDPEISKSLGLHEAFGMHPQNPLIENADFLESLLQKNLICAIGETGFDLFNGEFKRTIERQKKVWDIQISLAEKYKKPVIIHCRKAMHLIFEDSRRLKKLPAVIFHSFSGSPVEALSFLKRGVNAFFGFGKQILNNNKRAIACVSSLPLQNLLLETDSPFQTLKGEEFTHPMEILRVYKEAFNLRRAAESDSYLNFCSQLESNFISAFGAHPT; this is encoded by the coding sequence ATGATATGTGATGCGCATTTTCATCTTATACCGTTCTTAGAATCTTGCCCGGAAAATCCGCATGTGCCGGAAGAAAAAGATCCGCCTTTCGATTTATGCGCGGCCTTTAAAATCCCAGAAGACATTGTTTTACGGGCGTGTACTTGCGCCCACGACAAAGAGGAATTTGAAAAACAGCGTCAAATCGTTAAAGCCGCTAAGGACGACCCTGAAATTTCCAAGTCGCTCGGCTTACACGAAGCGTTCGGGATGCATCCTCAAAACCCTCTCATTGAAAATGCGGATTTTTTAGAATCTTTGCTGCAAAAAAATCTTATATGCGCTATAGGAGAGACGGGGTTCGATCTGTTTAACGGCGAATTCAAGCGGACTATCGAACGGCAAAAGAAAGTTTGGGACATACAGATATCTCTTGCGGAAAAATATAAAAAACCTGTGATCATACATTGCCGAAAAGCGATGCATTTGATCTTTGAAGACAGCAGACGGCTTAAAAAACTTCCGGCCGTAATATTTCACTCGTTTTCAGGAAGTCCCGTGGAAGCGCTTTCGTTTTTAAAGCGCGGCGTAAATGCTTTTTTTGGTTTTGGAAAACAGATTTTAAACAATAACAAACGCGCTATAGCCTGCGTTTCCTCTCTTCCGCTTCAGAATTTATTGTTGGAAACCGATTCTCCTTTTCAAACTTTAAAAGGCGAAGAGTTTACTCATCCCATGGAAATACTTCGCGTTTACAAAGAAGCGTTTAATTTGCGCCGGGCGGCAGAAAGCGATTCTTATTTGAATTTTTGCAGTCAACTGGAAAGCAACTTTATTTCAGCCTTCGGAGCTCATCCGACATAA